One window of the Nicotiana tabacum cultivar K326 chromosome 4, ASM71507v2, whole genome shotgun sequence genome contains the following:
- the LOC142179982 gene encoding putative mitochondrial protein AtMg00710 — protein sequence MARSIISYSCVSKDFRAEAINRACYLVNKSPSTTIEFKTPFEVWSGSPADYSNLKIFGCLAYAHVRDGKLEPMTKKCIFLGYAIGVKGYRLWCTDHKTLGLIISRDVTFNEFTSLDSQREKAIAETDCGVSDRIAGY from the coding sequence ATGGCACGAAGCATAATTTCATATTCATGTGTTAGCAAGGATTTTCGGGCTGAAGCAATCAATAGAGCTTGTTATTTGGTCAACAAATCTCCATCCACAACTATTGAGTTCAAAACTCCTTTTGAAGTATGGTCCGGTTCGCCTgctgattattcaaatttaaagatatttggttgtcTTGCTTATGCTCATGTGAGGGATGGAAAACTTGAACCGATGACAAAGAAGTGCATATTTCTAGGGTATGCAATCGGGGTTAAAGGTTATAGGTTGTGGTGCACAGATCACAAGACTCTAGGGCTAATTATCAGTAGGGATGTGACATTCAATGAATTCACCTCACTGGACAGTCAGAGGGAGAAGGCAATTGCAGAAACGGATTGTGGTGTCAGTGACCGTATAGCTGGATATTGA